A single genomic interval of Helianthus annuus cultivar XRQ/B chromosome 13, HanXRQr2.0-SUNRISE, whole genome shotgun sequence harbors:
- the LOC110942208 gene encoding pentatricopeptide repeat-containing protein At1g79080, chloroplastic — MAILLNSTPPITNHSKNPQILPQFHHFPAKFRFSRVLLNLTSLASTQTAALASKESVFTLPNWRSGKTDSKTKDYRINDAFLYLEYMFGKGHKPDVYQATQLLYDLCKSKRLRKATKVMEMIVDSGGVPDAASYNFLVSQLCKRGNVGHAMQLVEKMEDHGYPTHTVTYNSLVRGLCMLGNLNQTLLFIDKLVGKGLVPNAFTYSILLEAAYKERGVDEAMRLLDNIVAKGGEPNLVSYNVLLTGLCKENRTDEALSFFRELPSKGFAPNVVTYNILLRSLCREGRWDEANGLLAEMVEAQLSPSLVTYNILISSLAFHGRTDNALKVLNEMSKGEFKPIAATYNPIIARLCEEKKVEDVMRCLDLMTYRGCSPNEGTYNAIAGLCKVGMVQEGFSIINSLSSKQNSSNHDFYKNVISGLCRKGNTFPAFQLLYEMTRYGFTPDSYTYSSLIRGLCLEGLLHEAMEVFSIIEESNCRADIDNFNALILGLCKSQRTDLSLEIYDMMIEKEYMPNETTYTIIVEGIAHEGERELAALVLRELYSRQVIGRSTVDRLLMQYDFEDLTG; from the coding sequence ATGGCAATTCTACTAAATTCAACACCCCCAATAACAAACCACTCCAAAAACCCTCAAATTCTCCCCCAATTTCACCACTTTCCCGCCAAATTCAGGTTTTCTAGGGTTTTATTAAACTTAACATCCTTAGCATCAACACAAACAGCAGCATTAGCTTCAAAAGAATCAGTGTTCACACTACCTAATTGGAGATCAGGTAAAACAGACTCTAAAACCAAAGATTATAGAATAAATGATGCTTTTTTGTACTTAGAATACATGTTTGGAAAAGGTCATAAACCTGATGTCTACCAAGCTACACAGTTATTATACGATTTATGTAAATCGAAACGCCTCCGAAAAGCAACTAAGGTTATGGAAATGATAGTCGATTCGGGTGGGGTCCCGGATGCGGCTTCGTATAACTTTTTGGTGAGTCAGTTGTGTAAGAGAGGGAATGTTGGGCATGCTATGCAGTTGGTTGAGAAGATGGAGGATCATGGGTATCCGACGCATACTGTTACGTATAATTCGTTGGTTAGAGGGTTGTGTATGCTCGGGAATTTGAATCAGACGTTGTTGTTTATCGATAAGTTGGTTGGGAAAGGGTTGGTGCCTAACGCGTTTACTTATTCGATATTGTTGGAGGCTGCGTATAAGGAGCGAGGGGTGGATGAGGCGATGCGGCTTTTGGATAATATTGTGGCGAAAGGCGGTGAGCCGAATTTGGTGAGTTATAATGTTTTGTTGACCGGGTTGTGTAAGGAGAATCGGACCGATGAGGCATTGTCGTTTTTTCGGGAGTTACCGTCGAAAGGGTTTGCGCCGAATGTTGTGACGTATAACATTTTGTTGAGAAGTTTGTGTCGTGAAGGGCGGTGGGATGAGGCGAACGGGCTTTTGGCTGAAATGGTGGAAGCGCAGTTGTCACCGTCGTTGGTTACGTATAATATATTGATCAGTTCGTTGGCTTTTCACGGTAGAACGGATAACGCGCTCAAGGTTCTTAATGAAATGTCTAAGGGAGAGTTCAAGCCGATTGCGGCTACGTACAATCCGATCATTGCGCGTCTTTGTGAGGAAAAGAAGGTGGAAGATGTAATGAGGTGTCTCGATTTGATGACGTATCGCGGTTGTAGTCCAAACGAGGGAACTTATAACGCGATTGCGGGGCTATGTAAAGTGGGTATGGTACAAGAAGGTTTTTCGATCATTAACAGTTTAAGCAGTAAACAAAACTCGTCGAATCATGACTTTTACAAGAACGTGATATCGGGATTGTGTCGAAAAGGGAATACTTTCCCTGCGTTTCAGCTTCTTTATGAAATGACGAGATACGGGTTTACACCCGATTCGTATACTTACTCGTCGTTGATTAGAGGGTTGTGCTTGGAGGGTTTGTTACATGAAGCAATGGAGGTGTTTAGCATCATTGAAGAAAGTAATTGCAGGGCGGATATCGACAATTTTAACGCGCTTATACTCGGGCTATGCAAATCTCAGAGGACGGATTTGTCTTTGGAGATTTACGATATGATGATAGAGAAAGAGTATATGCCGAACGAGACGACTTATACGATTATCGTTGAAGGGATTGCGCATGAAGGTGAAAGGGAGCTGGCGGCTTTAGTGTTAAGAGAGCTATATTCAAGGCAAGTGATTGGTCGAAGTACGGTAGATAGGCTTC